From Clarias gariepinus isolate MV-2021 ecotype Netherlands chromosome 1, CGAR_prim_01v2, whole genome shotgun sequence:
cattgagggaagcatcggtatcgtccgctagtttcccgataaattccacaaccgcttccgtaaacacgctgacgtcatcatcggagctgtttctgaacatgtcctagtctgcgtcatcgagtgcgtcctgtaacgcggccaccgattggtccgtccagcgcgcgacctccctctgaaccgtatttgtattttggcatgaggaagatggcggcgtggtcggatttacctaacggtggacaagattgtgccttgtagccgtccttgaccgttgtatagcagtggtccagtgtccttttgcccctggtggggcaagtgatatgttgataaaagttcggcgctgcgcgtttgaggttggcactgttaaagtcccccgccacaataagcgcagcgtcccggtgttgtgtttggtgctgtgtgagtgcctcatgcagctcgcatgaggcagtgtccgtgtccgcttgtggtggaatataaacggcactgattatgaccgatgtaaacatccgaggtagataaaaaggacgacacatgatggacagtagttccaggtttggtgtgcaggagcatgtgagaggaacaacgctcgcgctgttgcaccagctgctgttcaccattaaacacacgccgcctccccttgacttcaccgagtcccgtgtcctgtccatgcggtgaaccgagaagaactcggccggctggatggcgtggtccggcaccgctgggttcagccatgtctcggtgaagcagaggagattgcagtcccgaatgtctctctggaactttatcctggccctgaggtcatcgagcttgttttccagtgactggacgttggcgagcaggatgctaggcagaggtgtgcacaggctctcagcctgttcctgatgccggctcgtttccctcggggccgccgcttcgcgtccttagttgtccctcaggatctcactcggccagcttggatgagttaaaaacgtcgaattgtgagtacattgtacaccaatagaaacaagagtgtctctatcataattaatgtactccatggtggtaattttgccggttttaaaactctgtaaactaacttaaaaaacaaaaacaaagaaaaggtggtcggagcagtcgtgacggcggccgacctcaccggcgccatcttggatctgTATGATCTTCCACAATCTATAGGAAGCTACTGAAAAATGTACCTCACCCTTGTTTATAATTATGACTTTATTACGTCCTCAGGTCTAGGGTCCCAGGGcgtaataaatgataaaatcttAATCAACAaactttgtctttgtttttctctttttatttttcacacacacactccggaagctcttggcttcagggttgggccaaggccaaaacaataaacaaaaaccctgccctatctcctcccagaaACTAACTTaactacaaagaaaactaaaccaaaaacacagggctaaactATCTCCCTAACTAATGAtccaaaaacaggagaaaacgggtctaactaaaaatggcacccaacccctactgcttccataaaagaaatgtatatacTAACAAAggactatttacaatatttacaacacaattaacataaacaaaagAGACCACCACTCACACCACACACGCTCACGAACACTGGCGCGACCCAACAGTTCTATTTttgtaacaaaacaaacacaagcgaACATCTCCACCAACATCACCGCGCGCCTTCCGGCTTTCGTTCACGACCTTAAGGCGAGGCGCCGGTCCCAGGATGACCAATCACCGGGCACGTCAGCGCACGTCCAATCAGGGCGCGGCCACCTGCAAGAAagggaaagcgagagagagagagagaaaaagagcgcgCGTGCATGCCGCCACAAGCATCCGCACACAGGCATGTAACAGATGGTTAGCAGTAAATTATTAGCACATTTGAAGAACTCTTTCTGAATGGAATAATCATGTGACTGATGTTCTGTAGAGCCAGACCATGTAGTGccttaaaaacaacaataaaatttaaataattgccATATTTGTTCAAAACTCAATGTAGAAATgcttactgtaaatactgaccTCAGGCTCTCCAATCTGTAAAGAGTGCGTTAAATGATTgtggaatactttaaaaaataatgttcattGATGTCAAATGTCAAAGGCTTTGCAAATTTCATCATCTCATAATAACATCATCAAAAGTTTTAGAGAAACTGGAGAAATCTCTGTCTTGAAGGGACATGGCCAAAGACATTTGTTAGATGACCTCACATTAAACTCATCGACTTGATTCTGTAATTGATATCATTAAATGggcccaggaatacttccagaaatcACTGTCAGCCTACACAATCCACCGTCTCATGTGCAGATGCAAACTAAATCTCTGTCATGCAAAGCGGAAACCATATGTGAACATGGTCCAGAATCGCCATGTCCTGTGgaccaaggctcatttaaaatgaaatgtttcaaaatgaaaaaaaaaaaaaaaggaattgtcTTCAATGGTCAGGTGAGTCCAAATTTGACTATCTTGTTGGAAATCACAGACGATGTGTCCTCTGGGTTAAAGAGGAAGGATACATTATGGGCAGCTTGCATTTTTGGAGTCACTATGAAAGCTAAAAGGTATACATTATAAAGGTTTTAGACCACGTCTATTTCACACTGCTGCAGCTGTTACAAAAGAATGGCTTCATAGTAGAAGACTCCATGTGCTGAATTGGCCACCCTGGAGTCTAGGTCTTTCTCCTATAAAGAATATTTGGCacatcattaaacaaaatatgTGACAAAGACAAATTCCAACACCAAAACTCTCGAAACTCATAAGCTCAATGCCCAGATGCCTACAAACTGTGTTGAAAAGAAGAGCAGATGCTACACCATGGTAAACATGTCcccgtcccaacttttttgagacctgAGGCAGGcattaaatttgaaatgagctcatttagtgGATGAAGGTGTAAAATTGCTCAGTTGAAACATTCCCTTTCTCCatgttctattgtgaataaaatattggctcaAAGATTTTTTTGGAATTCAGGATTcatgaatgaccaggtttttccattaaataatttttttctttcctgatggcatgCACATATTCCAACATTTATCTGTCTTATTCTCCCATCATCAACACGAGACCTTGGAGAGAAATTGATCCGAGTCTGAACAGAAACAACATCTGTAAGAGCCATACTGTGTGTAAAGTGACTTCCACTTACAGTAAATGCCAATGCTCACATATATAATCCACGCTTGCCCTGAATAACCATTTCTTTGGAAGTGTGTTGTAAAGTTTAACCCCACCCATTTTAAGTATTATAAATAAGCATGTCTAGCTTCTGTCCTTACACCGGCATCTTCCAGGAGACTTGTTTTAAAGGCACTTCTACTTCTAGCTACCTGCTTCTGACGACTTCCTTGTAAGTGTTCCTGCTATTCTTGATCCGATGATTGTCATGATGTCTGTTATTCAACGTATATGTAGATTACTTCAATTTACATGAATCTTGCTCTTACTGTATTTAGTAATGCTTTATTTTAAGGTTCCattaagtaaaattatttatagcaCACTACTTCTGAATTTTAAactctgaacattttttttttgtagcattttCTATAACCATGTGTCAGTCTTTaattgagtaaataaataaataataacaccaGTAATGCAAATTATTGCAgcataagtgaaataaaacactgctgCATTTAACCATAGTGAGTGAGTTACTTCTGAGGTCTGAATATAGACATGATAAATGCTAAATTTCAGTAATAAATATTTGCTAGGCATGAATAGTTAATCTCTAAACACAGCCCTTTTACAGTAACTTAAGCAACATAACATATACtgactgttttatatatttatttattttatttttgtgtcattgaaatttgaaattgtTTTGTCACTTGTAAtcactcaattttttttttacatgacctaaaataaacctaaaccagggGAAATGTCCCAGGAAGACGAGTGTAATCACATGTCAAGAAAAATGCAAACTGGTTATTAAAATCAATCAGGGTGAAAAATCACGGGACTAGCTAGTCAGGCTAAGCGTTCTGTCACTCGCTTAATCagatcaagtaaaaaaaaggttctcTGGCGAAACCATAGCAGGAAACAGTATTGCCAAAGCATGTCCGctaattttaacaattaaaaaagaaaagtaactgTAAAGTTAAGAATGTAgagataaaaaagagaaaggcaAGATTCAGATGTTAGCCATGCTCATATTGAAGTGCATAAACTGTCATCTTGAATAAGCGAGGATAGTGCaatatatctctctctctctttctttctctctctctctgtcttttgtgTCTGTACAATTGGATGCAGTAGTTTATGTGAATGCTAACAACTGTACCATTGCTCATACGTTTTCACCCCCAGGGCCAACAAGAGTCATAAGAAGACAGAGACTGAGGTAAACTGCAGAAATTCTAAAAAGACAAAAGGTGAGCAGTGCAAAAACCATTAATAAAGATAAGAAGCATAGtaattgttgtgtgtgtgtgtgtgtgtgtgtgtgtgtgtgtgtgtgtgtgtgtgagagagagagagagagagagagagagacagggggagagagaatatgatctaccttttttatttaattttgtaaaggtCTTCCTGTGGCCCTTATAAAGAagaacatttacaaataaaaataaattagctaCAAATAAAGTGACCGCCAGTTCACGTCACATAATGGTCTTTAATCGTTTTATGACAGGCCCTTCCTAATGGAATTGTATTTGACAGGACACCAGAGGTAGATACTCAGTGGGGGTAATTTCTCTTATTATTGCACCAAGAAATAACATTTAGAAGCTGTAGCTTTCCAGAGGGGTTTGGAGCGATGAAATGTGCACAATATGCGCCTCAGTTGTTTGTGTCTTATTTATATgttctattaatattttatgcataaatttactgttttaaatctgtgcatattttattgttttacatgtaATGTACTGTTTATGTGATTGGTTACAATGTTCATGaaagaaatcaataaaattaGGCAGAGGTTTGTGAGGATGCTGACCAGACAGGATAGAAAGAGCACAACAGCTTCAAATAACCCAAGTATAGGGCTGCACTGACGTGTCAAGGAGATTAATCATGGAAATTACATGAATATGTCGACTTCCGTGCAATCTTTGCTTTCGTCCCTGCCATTGCCAGCACATGGTGGAATATCAAGGTTCATCGCCAAAAATTCCTATGTATGAAAACGTTAATTAGttaaattgatttattaatccaaaataaatttataaataaaaacatctataAGTCGTTTGCAAGGGAAATGTATTTAGTTAGATACAGTAGCaatattaaacaatttattgcaatctattcattcttttatgttttctatTATTACTTGGTGTGAGGTTTTTATTGATTAGGTGCAAttttaacatctttaaaaaaaaattaaattatggtTACCAATAAGAATAGATTAGAATCACAACTTAGGTCTCATTTATGGCTTAAATCGTGCGATGACATAATTTTGCTGCGGCCATTTTGTTTAAAGATGGCCATACTGGTCTACCCAAAATATATATTGGTACTTTGGTACTATCTACCTTGTAGTGGTGTGAGATAGAAGTTACaagtaatttattcattttagttaAGGTTAATTAACTTTATGTAAAGCATTTGCATATATTATGAATGAATGACTGGTTTTATTCCAAAAGAACGTATTGGCCATTAGtaagaataaattaatgatttatctatgatctgaatcataaaataatattggcAGTAgcttttgattatttattttaaaaaagaataattattaaaaatgaccTTAATACAACTAAttgtctgttttctttttaaaggttaagCTCAAGATAATGTCAGCCCTGGCAGATGTAGTTGCAGTTGGTGCGAATGGAGGAAACCCCTTTAATTTTAATGGCACTGAAAATGGATCCACATTGCAAAAGATCTGGGTGTGGCTCGGTGACTGGCAAGTGAAGGCCATAAAGGTCTGCCTTACTGATGGCCAGTCCAAGCAGTTTGGTGTACCTGCTGGGGATGTTAAAGAGTTTATATTTGAAGATGGAGAGCATTTCACCTCCCTTTCACTATGGGCAAATTCAAGGGGAACACGTCTGGGTGCCATCAAATTCAAGACAACTCACTCCAGGGAGTTCTATGTAAAGCAGAGAAGTGAAGGGTTGAACCAAGAAGTTCCAGTTGATGTTGCTTCTGGGATCTGCATGGGAATCACAGGGCGTTCAGGTTCAGATATTGATTGCTTCGGCTTCATATTCATTAACACGATCGAGTCTACTAAGCTTACAGATGTTGAGTATCCTACACTTAAGGAAGTGATACCCAAAGTGAATATCAGGGAAATCAAATCCATGACCTTCCAGAATGATACTTCTCTAACTCAAGAACACAAAGTTGGAACCTCCCAAAAAATAACGCAGAAATCCTCCTGGTCAGTTACCGGAAAATTGGAGTTGACATACACTCTGGAAGTGAACGCAGGAATCCCACTgattgcaaagaaaaaatcaaACTATGTTTTCATACTTAGTGTTGATGGTACATATGCTTCAGAGATGAGTGAAGAGAGAATGGAGCTTTACTCATTTCCTGTTCAAGTCCTTCCAGGTAAAATCGTGGATGTGGACATCATACTTGGCCAGGCTCCAGTTGATCTCCCCTTCAAGGGCAAAGTCAAGATTACGTGCCATAATGGTGGTGTGCTGGAATTTAAAACCAGTGGAACCTACAAAGGTGTCACTTACACTGCTGGAGATGTAACTGTGACTGAATCAGCCAAAAACCTCGGTGGGGCCTCAAAATCTGCAAAGTTTAttctaaaaatgtaatgaaaatttaatataatgaatCTCACCTATTAGATCATTCAAATCAAAAATGTCTTCTTTGTTAGCTTGGCTTAAAGGATTGTTTCAACTATTACCTTTTAATAATCCTTATTGATATCCTCATtgattatttgatttgatttctttttcaaaagaatattaaaatctgtaaagattTCTATCAATAAAGTCAGTCTCAACATAAACACTCTACTGTTGTTTCAACTCATCTTTGCCTGTATATGAAAGCCTGTCTTTGTCCTTTCTGTTCTTTGTAGACTGTTCATATGGTGCTAAAGTACAGGAGTGTTACTTCTgaacagaggtgggtagagtagccaaaaaatctactcaagtaaaagtatctgtacttcaaaataaaaagtatggtgcagtaaaactcaactagaagtaaaaagtagtaatCTGAAATATCACCCAAGTAAGTATTCGGTGAAAAGCCtcctcaagtactgagtaactgtttcatcacaatgtctgattaatttttttagaaagtatgtaagcagataaaatcaataaaattaaaaaaattaaacgaaaaaaataaaatatctgtacaaaatatcaaattaaggAATAAGAAATACAAATGTCCCAATctcaatataaaacaatataaagcttttgaaataaatacctactgtaggtaacacatggatgtttgaacagtgtaaactatttcctgtataagatatactgtatgttcagttgCCCTGCTAATGCCTCAGCAGATAacaaataacattagaacatgtacaagaggcttcactttaccatgaactgtgtccagcagaacaaatgtaagaaacttatatttttaagcatctagctttattttctaattaaatgttaagattgcaacattaaataaaaccgCTAAACTAACCGCGACATGTTTGCTTCACTGTCTACCATTGCTGAAGACAACCCTCCCCCGACCCCTGCCTTCTGTGTGGCCATTTGACTCCATGCGGTTATTGGTTTTGCGGCTGATTTGTCCAACGGAtttatgtgattattgttgctacatctgattggtgaaacagtcacgTGGTACATCCACCagctgcatttctctggcaaaaacaaaaaatatctaaTGTGTCCAATAAATGGTTGGAAAAGTAACAAgtcgagtgtagccgaatgtaaGAGTAACGTTTCTTCTTCAtgaagttactcaagtaaaagtaaaaagtatggtgcaggaAAAAGTACTcatagaagtatttttttttcaaaagttacttaagtaaatatAATGTTAACGATTCACATACAATCATTCACATACACTCATGCATCCATATGTACAGATAcaaatgacagagagagagagagagagagagagagagattttaactCACTTCAttataacaaattaataaatttactgttttacaattatatatacaaaaatatatacatatacacacatacatacacacacacacacatacaattaagtgtacatacatacttacatacacatacgcacacacatacatacacaaagtaTTAACATATGtacattcgttttttttttttttttcttttaaggaaAACCCCGTGACCCTCCACCCCACCAACAAATCCAACGTCTTTTAAAGTTTTGTGTCGCACTGTTATGTTTTTATAGTCTGGTTTATTTACGTGTAATTTGTCCTGTTTGCTgttgtgagatttttttttattttttttttgtctcccgGGAATAGTTTATTGATcacttgtcttttttctttttcggtaACTGTaagaatttgtttatttgttcctCTGTGTCTCCTtgtggttctgtgtgtgtgtgtgtgtgcggtgctgCATCCTGCTtcttctgtgtcctgtgttGTTGTGTTCAGTGTTTGGCTGCGGGGTTTCCGTTTGCTGCTCTGTTCAGTGATGGTCGTCTCATCTCTTTTTCTCCTTGGTTTTATTGAGGTTTTTTCTTTTGGCGTTGGTGTGCAGGTTTGAGGTTCCTGTGCCTCTCCGGTGCTGGTGTTGGGGGCGTGGTCAGCGTTGGGGGCGTGGTCAGTGCTGACTACTGTACACGGGTCGGGATGTTTACTCTCGCTGTGTACAGTAGTGGTGATGTTCGGGTCATCGCCGGGTgcggtgtgtgtctctgtggtgGCGGTGTGTGTATGACTGACCTCCATGAGTGCTGGCTCGGGTGTGTCGCTGAGGCCCGCGGCGGACTCGGACTCCTTGGTGTTTTCCGGCTGACTGTCCccgcgctgctgctgctgtttccgGGCCGAGTCGCCCTCCGAGCTCCCCGGCTGCGCGGCTCCGTGTGGACAGCTCAGCCTCTTGTGTCCGACGTCTCCGGACTCAAAGCACCTCAGCGGCTCTGTGGTGGCGAAGAGGGTGTAGCTGCTGTCCCCTGCTTTGCACTTAaagtttacattcagtgttCCTTCCTGGTTGTTTAAAACCATCAGGACCTGTCTCCTGAAGGACAGGACGTGTCTCACGCTGGAGCTCTTACACCCGAGCGGGATGGCTCTCATGGGGCTGACGAACCTCCCGAATCGGGCCAGCTTCCTCATGATCACCTCGTCCTGTATAAACGGAGGCACATTAGAGATCACCACTCTTGTCGCGGGGGCCGACAGAGGGGTGACCTGGACCGCAGATCCTCTCACGGTTATTCCGCTCTTAATCAGCGCACTCACGAGGCTCGTCTTtttcacaaacaccaccaccGCTTTGTTCATCCGGGAGGCTGAGTAGATGTTGTCGCACCCGACCTGCTCTCCCACCGCTAACAGTACGTCCTCCACCAGTACCCCATTGTCCGTGACACACCTGACACCATTACGGAGAGACAAACTTTCCCCACCGGCCTCAGAGGCCATGGTgccccgctctctctctcactatgaagttttaaactaaatgtcttttaaaacgCATTCGCTAAATAAAGATTAAggggaaataaatacataaaaaataaataaagaaataaataaagaaatggggGTTAAAGAAAACGGAAAGTTTTTTCAGAAAATCTGGCAAGACGCCAAACAGTCTTCCTCACACCCAGCGCatgcgcagagagagagagagagagagagagagagatattgcaCTATCCCTGCTTATTCAAGATGACAGTTTATGCACTTCAATATGAGCATGGCTAACATCTGaatcttttatttctcttttttatcccTACATTCTTAACTTTACAGTTACTTTTCTTCTTTGATTGTCAAAATTTGCTGACATGCTTTAGCAGTACTGTTTCTTGCTATGGTTATACCAGCAAACCATTTTAAACTGATCTGATTGAGCGAGTGACAGAACCCTTAGCCTAACTAGCTAGTTCAGTGATTTTTTACCTTGATTGGTTTTGATAACCTGAGTTTTTCTTGACATGTGATTACACTCATCTTCCAGGGACATTTCCTCTGGTTTAGGTAGGTTTATTTTAGGTTATGTATAAAATGAGCATTAGTGATTACAAGTGAGAAAACTATTTCAAATTTCAACGACAAAATAAGACAACTGTCGTGATCAGGGTGTAATGGCGGATGTTGTCACTGTGGGCGGAAAGAgcaggcataaacgcagaggggttttgtaaacaaaaagagtcttttaataagggCAGTCACaggatataaataataaagacacaaaacaaacaaagaaacaacaaactcaaacagtACTCAAACATAGGGTGAAacatgggctctctggcaagacacaggcttAGGGACACAGACAGGCTCCAATACCTGTTACACCAAGCATACGCcctatggcgaaacacaggcttaaagACACATAGCCTAagccctgtggcgaaacacaggcttaaggaCACACGCAGGCTctaatacagatctggccattaaaaacgcacgtttcgagaaatgGGATcccaagctgtgaaaatgcccttcattacctgtaggaggcagtcgtgtttcagtctgaagtattgtgtgtctactgaagccgaaaacgtgttctctctcttaggcgcccattgacagcaagcgacggagctcataaacgtgtcgagcttaaactgtaaatactgatatgtatttattcttcattttcttctctcctcctaTGATGATACTTTGTTACAACGCACCCatgcaatattgttttattgtgtttatgtgctttaaatatcgTTGGGTTGTGCTATAAATTcagtgttatttcgggtactttgatcacactgttgggttgcttttgctataaatactaaaagtgctgcatgattaaactcaatgcaaaaaacagtgtttatgcagtaaacccatgggtgaacacgacGCTTTAAGAATTtagttaaacacaaatatataagtgccattttaattcaaatacaacattttaatggttagtgattggtgcatgggcgtcaactcgcacgttctgtaataaTCCATTGTCATTCGTATTACAGTTGTTTTAGAGCTATTTACTAAAGCGTtctctagttagtaagtaattaagtaagaaagtacagtaagcaaataaaaaagaaatgaataaatagttttaaatggtacttcagcgtagtaaaagtaccctagcatgagtttatatacagtataataaaaatattatgtataaagaaagtctaatttatatatttgtgtttaattaaattctaaacattttaatggttagtgtaaATAGTTATCTTACACTGTGTTTGGGGAGgagcttggcttgtacaggtTACTATACGCTGATCAGCAGTCGGCGCCCCGCCGTAAcgagcagatcaaaggagcagttatcggcttTGACACTtagcttctgagtttggaggccagggttggttggttggttggttggttggttggaagcatgtaTAAAGGAcaagataacgtcacaaacacacacacaaactctccgtgcacacacacacattctctccaTGCAGATACAGCGTGCAGAGAACAacttcgtaatacacctggccagTAATTAAAacgaatatttaggcctaaaaaatatgctttaaaatccatctTAAATTCATTTATCGGCGTGTATAAACCAGCGACTTGcacttatataggctactcgataGATACAGTAAACGTtggcttttccaacacgccagcgcgctccgatgtgagccgatttattcaagtcataattagagaatatataaagagataaataacatagagaaagcataatgtgactgtccatacagtaaataaaaagaaaagtataagatccaactattaagtctgatttaattgctatcattaatctATCTATTTAAACCTATCTATTTTAGGCATAGACATccgctctgtcttgttaattcatctaaaccccctacagtatttggcaacagcgcacacagtttgataaattcacatctacagaaaagtgaaaagcgattccgcagaatcttctgacacagtgcttgctctaaaggactatactcgacaagaatatagaggataagaatcatatttacaataagatacttaattaaataatagaatTATATCAAATACGAACCTTATCTAAAAGctagaccgaccaaatttctcattcattactgaagtagttaaatattcttattctgtagatacgtaggttacattttaaaagtacaatcgcaagtgtgaagttatcaaaccgttTGTTGCTGATGGGGGAATTTGCAGAAATAaggggtttaaaactatttaacaagaccgagcagacgtctctgcctaaaatgtatttcgccagcaaaacataaaaaaatattctatatttaataaaactttattgaaacaaaattgtgtttaaCAAAATTCTCCTAATTTAATAT
This genomic window contains:
- the LOC128520188 gene encoding aerolysin-like protein; its protein translation is MSALADVVAVGANGGNPFNFNGTENGSTLQKIWVWLGDWQVKAIKVCLTDGQSKQFGVPAGDVKEFIFEDGEHFTSLSLWANSRGTRLGAIKFKTTHSREFYVKQRSEGLNQEVPVDVASGICMGITGRSGSDIDCFGFIFINTIESTKLTDVEYPTLKEVIPKVNIREIKSMTFQNDTSLTQEHKVGTSQKITQKSSWSVTGKLELTYTLEVNAGIPLIAKKKSNYVFILSVDGTYASEMSEERMELYSFPVQVLPGKIVDVDIILGQAPVDLPFKGKVKITCHNGGVLEFKTSGTYKGVTYTAGDVTVTESAKNLGGASKSAKFILKM